In the Acropora muricata isolate sample 2 chromosome 1, ASM3666990v1, whole genome shotgun sequence genome, one interval contains:
- the LOC136898454 gene encoding steroid 17-alpha-hydroxylase/17,20 lyase-like, with amino-acid sequence MFIEGLILLSSIVFLYFMIQGLVNSIMNYPPGPIALPIVGNLYNLGILPLVNLTKLSRKYGGVFQIFLGSQRAVVVSDIDSARDALLKNVNDFAGRPSVLSGDIFSHNGQAIAFGNFSPAWKVQRKIAHGALKLYSTGTEKLERVILREVQEVIEQFDLSKEEPFDPHDSISLGVLNVICALTLGSRYSASDPEFRKVVELNETFAATLGLGNLVDIFPSLKHVPFDSENIRRLKRAVKERDRILTRKYKEQLDTYQEGKIRGFTDALIKVMKDTENNEQRLTSLLSEDHVLMSMADMFAAGSETLTSTLLWIILLFNNYPDVQAKVHEELDEVIGAKRLPCLNDKKNLPYLEATIAEALRLRPVAPLGVPHKALVDTTLNGYNIPKDTTLILNIWAMHHDPKHWRNPSQFDPNRFLDKNKNVLNPSTMSYLPFSAGRRVCLGELLAKVELFLFVAQLMHQFKIENPPGYPLPSLEGDIGMGLKPKPYKVCIKRRY; translated from the coding sequence ATGTTTATTGAAGGTTTGATCTTATTAAGCAGTATTGTGTTCCTGTACTTTATGATACAGGGCCTTGTAAACAGCATAATGAACTATCCACCGGGACCCATCGCTCTTCCAATCGTCGGCAACCTTTACAACCTGGGAATTTTACCACTAGTGAACCTGACAAAACTAAGCCGCAAATATGGGGGAGTCTTTCAGATCTTCTTGGGAAGTCAACGGGCAGTTGTAGTGAGCGATATCGACTCGGCAAGAGACGCACTTTTAAAGAACGTCAACGATTTCGCGGGAAGACCGAGCGTACTGTCAGGAGACATATTTTCCCACAATGGTCAAGCTATTGCATTTGGAAATTTCTCACCAGCCTGGAAAGTGCAGAGGAAGATAGCTCATGGCGCTCTCAAGCTTTACAGCACAGGAACAGAAAAGCTGGAGCGTGTCATTTTAAGGGAGGTCCAAGAAGTAATCGAGCAGTTTGACCTCAGCAAAGAAGAACCATTTGACCCGCACGACAGCATAAGCCTTGGTGTTCTAAATGTTATTTGCGCATTGACGCTGGGATCCCGTTACAGCGCAAGCGATCCTGAGTTTAGAAAAGTAGTAGAACTAAATGAAACTTTCGCGGCAACGCTCGGGCTTGGAAATCTGGTCGATATATTTCCGTCTCTTAAACACGTGCCATTCGACTCGGAAAACATCCGACGACTAAAACGAGCGGTAAAAGAGAGAGATAGGATACTGACTCGGAAATATAAAGAACAACTTGACACATACCAAGAGGGAAAAATTCGCGGTTTCACAGACGCTTTGATTAAAGTGATGAAAGATACCGAGAACAACGAACAAAGACTCACATCACTGTTATCTGAGGACCACGTGCTGATGAGCATGGCGGATATGTTTGCTGCTGGATCAGAAACATTGACTTCAACGCTACTATGGATCATACTATTATTTAACAACTATCCAGACGTACAAGCCAAAGTACATGAAGAACTCGATGAGGTAATTGGAGCAAAGCGATTGCCGTGTCTTAATGACAAGAAGAATTTGCCCTATCTTGAGGCCACCATAGCTGAAGCCCTGAGGCTAAGACCAGTAGCACCCCTAGGGGTACCTCACAAGGCACTTGTGGATACTACACTGAATGGATACAACATCCCTAAGGATACCACCCTTATACTCAATATATGGGCAATGCACCACGACCCCAAACACTGGAGAAATCCATCCCAGTTTGATCCCAACAGATTCTTGGATAAGAACAAAAACGTTTTAAACCCGTCCACAATGAGCTACCTTCCCTTCTCAGCTGGAAGACGTGTTTGCTTGGGTGAGCTGCTGGCCAAAGTCGAACTCTTTCTGTTCGTTGCTCAGTTGATGCACCAATTCAAGATCGAAAATCCACCCGGTTATCCACTGCCCTCCCTAGAGGGGGACATTGGAATGGGACTTAAGCCTAAACCGTACAAAGTGTGTATCAAGAGGCGATACTAG